Genomic segment of Tiliqua scincoides isolate rTilSci1 chromosome 1, rTilSci1.hap2, whole genome shotgun sequence:
CAGAAGATAATGGCACTTTCTGATCCAATTAAATTAGGAATCCGTCTTCTGCCTTCAGGGACAGTTCCAAGATCTGCGGTGGGATAGGAGCCACAGAGCTCCGTCTTCCTAGTCAGGGGACAGAAGGGCTTTGCAGCTATAAAAGAGAAACTTTTCAGCTTGCACTCATTCCCTCCTGCTTTTCTCTTCCAGAGGCAACACCCTGCTGCAGCTACAGATGCTTCCGTGAACTTATTAAACAGATAATGGATGGTAAGTTTTTGCCTAATGTAGCTTTGCCACATAAATTTTGTAGATGAAACTTATATATTAATGCCTTCCACTCCATGCCTGCACCATGTGCTGGAtacttattctttttttaaatgtaaaaatcagATTTAAAAGTGTAAACTGGTGCTTGAAGATGCTCAGTTGCAAAAGCATCTCTTTTTTTAAGTAAACTAATTTaagatggtgctgcctgcgacactgaccactccctggtgtgcagcagagtgaaactgcaaacaaagcgactgtatcacacgaaaaaggaaggaagacctcgcattgataccagcaagacccgggatcagagaagagtggaggaatttgcacaagcgcttgaggaatctcttccaggcccggccgacgcaaacgcatccaacagatgggaacatttcaagaataccgtttacaacaccgccttgtccatattcggcaagaagaccaacaaggtggcagactggtttgaagcccactctgaggagttgacaccagtcattgaggaaaagaggagagctcaagcagcatacaaggcctgtcccagtgagcgcaacctgcagttcctccgaactgctcgcagcaaagtccaacagactgccaggagatgtgctaacgactactggctccagctctgttccgagatacagatagcagctgacacgggcaacatcaaggggatgtatgatggtatcaagcaggccctaggtccaacacagaagaaaattgcccctctgaagtctgccgcaggcgaggtcatccaggatcaggcgcagcagatggaacgctgggtgcagcactactctgcgctatattccagagaaaatgtagtcaccgaagaagcactgaacaacattgagtgcctgcctgtgctggaagagcttgacagtgaaccaaccctagaagaacttcacgtggccctggactcccttgcctttggcaaggcacctggaaaagacagcatccctgctgaagtcctaaaatgctgcaaagagatcatcgtcactgagctgcatgaaatcctctgtctctgctggagagaaggtggagtacctcaagacatgagggatgcaaacatcatcacgctgtacaagaacaaaggtgacaggggtgactgcaacaactaccgcggcatctctctccttagcgttgtaggaaagctgtttgcccgagttgtactaaagaggctccaggtagttgcagagagcgtctatccagaatcgcagtgtggattccgagccaacaggtccaccactgatatggtattctcccttagacaactgcaggagaaatgcagggaacaaccacagccactctttatagccttcatagatctcacaaaggctttcgacctggtcagcagagacggcctcttcaagattctccccaagattggatgtccacccaggctcctcagcatcatcagatctttccacaaggacatgaagggcactgttgtcttcgatggctccacatcagacccttttgacatccgaagcggagtgaagcagggctgtgttcttgcgccaaccttgtttgggattttctttgctgtcctgctgaagcaggcctttggaactgcaacagaaggcatctatctccggaccagatcagacggaaagctcttcaacctctccagactgagagcaaaatccaaagtccagctgaaatgtctgcgtgacttcctctttgccgacgatgcagctgtcactacccactctgccaaagatctccagcagctcatggatcgttttggcaaggcctgccaagattttggactgacaatcagcctgaagaaaacacaggtcatggttcaggatgtggactcacctccctgcattacaatctctgagcatgaactggaggttgtccatgactttgtgtaccttggctcaacgatctccgacactcattctctcgataccgagctaaacaagtgcatcagtaaagcagctaccacgttttccagactcacaaagagagtctggtccaacaagaagctgacggaacataccaagatccaggtctacagagcttgcgtcctgagtacacttctgtactgcagcgagtcatggactcttcactcacaacaggagaggaaactgagcgctttccacatgcgctgcctccgacgcatcctcggcatcacctggcaggacaaagttccaaacaacacagtcctggaacgtgctggaatccctagcatgtattcactgctgaaacagagacgcctgcgttggcttggtcatgtcgtgagaatggatgatggccggatcccaaaggatctcctctatggagaacttgtgcaaggaaagcgccctacaggtagaccacagctgcgatacaaggacatctgcaagagggatctgaaggccttagggatggacctcaacaagtgggaaaccctggcctctgagcggcccgcttggaggcaggctgtgcagcatggcctttcccagtttgaagagacactttgccaacagtctgaggctaagaggcaaagaaggaaggcccatagccagggagacagaccagggacagactgcacttgctcccggtgtggaagggattgtcactcccggattggccttttcagccacactagacgctgtgccagaaccacctttcagagcgcgataccatagtctttcgagactgaaggttgccaatacaataaaaaaatttAAGATAAAATCCTTATTTGATAGAAATAAGCATGCTAAAGAGCCTACACCTTATTATGTTAATTTTTCATAGTATATTGCTGTTGGTACAGTTTTTACCTTTATGAATATCTTTGACTCTAGCATTCCAACAACATGAACAtatacttttatttgtttttctggaAAAAAGTTTACTATTACAAGAATGACAGGAGGGAAAAACAGAATATGtatttacaaaaatattttttaaaattgttgtaataaacagtcagttcttgttgtccactaggattaggttcctggaaaccctaatggatagtgaattcacagctaatgaaccattgatcctatgggatcagggATCCTATGGGCTTAGGGCCAAGGGGTACTCGGGGAGGGGAGTACTATAAGAAGAATCCAGTAGAGACTCTCAGGAAGctagcagagtgcagcaggaagtgccaaaatatttcTGAATGCTGCAAAGACTTTCCAGGACCTGGAATGTTGCctgcaaccagcacagacccctttaaagtGACCTGTGGAAGCTTCCACTGACCGtattaaaggggtctgtgctggtcaCAGATGCCattctgcagcctccagaaggtctctgtgtagcagataatgagaacagaggtgcAGATAATGAGAAAATGTAGCATTCCgacccttgcagataagcaaatttgcacatagcaaatttgcatattaaaaatatacattaaTACCAGTGCTATATGTTTGCTTATAAAGATTAATAAAAGGATTATTTTGCCCAGCAACATTTCCACTTTaataaggggattggacgagtttctggaggaaaaatccattatggggtacaagccatgatgtgtatgcgcaacctcctgattttaggaatgggttaagtcagaatgccagatgtaggggagggcaccaggatgaggtctcttgttatctggtgtgctccctggggcatttggtgggccgctgtgagatacaggaagctggactagatgggcctatggcctgatccagtggggctgttcttatgttcttatgttcactactTTGGAAGTTCTGGACACTTGTTgcagcccaagcttatgcatgttttCGCAGAaggaaatcataagaacatagaagagccctgctggatcaggccaaatacccatctagtctggcttcctgtatctcacagaggcccaccagatgcctcagggagcacacaagacaacaagatacctgcatcctggtgctctcccttgcatctggcattgagagataacctgcttctaaaatcaggaggttgcacatacccatcatggattGCAACCTGttatgggcttttcctccagaaatttattcaATTCCCTttgccagataccatcaccacatcctgtggcaaggagttccacagagtaaatAACGCTATAAATAACGCAGAGTAAATAACGCTGGTtaatgaaatgttttcttttgtccgttttaattctcccaacactcaatttttgtggatgtcctgGTTCTGGTCATCCTTGtatccactgtatccatcccTTGAACATTGAAGAAAGTTCCCTTTGTTCAATAAGACCTATTTCTGATAAAGTATGTACACGGGGGGGCCctatatccacggattcacttatccgtggattgggTCTGGAGGCCCCCCAGCACGCGGACTCCTGAACGTACCCCCTCTGGAAGAGAGGGGAGCAGAACTCTTCTTGTTTCTAGAGGGGGGCGGCTTCCAAGATCTGCGGGGATGGGTGTTTGcccgtatccgtggtttcagctaTTTGCGGttggttccagaacggaacctctGTGAATAAGGGGGTGTGTCTATTTAGGACCAAAGTGCTAACCTTTGTGTAAGTGATCATTCTCAGTATATTTTCATGTGGACAGAAAGAGCCAAAAGAGTGGCTTTTGATAGAATTCTGCAGAGCACAAGGCATGAGGGCTGCATGGCTGAAGGGTTTTGGACTATGCTCTTAAATTGTATAAAAACCCTGTTACCTTCAAACCAATATGTTTTGATTATTATAAAAGTCAGAATAATTTAATTACTAAACCAAGTAAATATTTGTTATTTGTTAGCAAGATGCCTAGTAAATGGTTCTTTGTGCAACAATAGTGTTTCTCATGGGATTCTGAACTGTTTTTCTTCTTGTTAGTCTTCAGACCTTCATGGTAATGGTGTGGGTGGGTGCATGTGTATGTAGATATCATGGTGTTTGGCCTGTGAATCAAGTCTTCTCACGTTATGCAACAGAAACTGAGAGTGGGATAAGGGCACACTTTGAACCAATTGCCCAGAAAAGGGCCAAAATTTATAGGCATCTGTTAAAACAATTTCAGCTTTGATCTTCAAAGTATACACACGAAGATATTCCAGTTTCAAGTTTCAAAGACCTGAAAAGATGTGCTCAtaaacctctgtttttattattGCAGGGACATTTTGGTACAGACGTTTAGAAAGGCTTTTGGAATGTCCAAAGGTGTGGGCTTTGCCTTCTATTAGATAGAAGATGACTGACAAGTAAGAAAAGCAGGAAACCAAGATAGTGAGCTTATTAAGTGAAATGTGTTTGGCAAGCATGTCTAAGGAGCTCTGGCTTCAAAAATGTATGAAGTCAGGGAAAAGGTTAGTTAGAAGAATCCTTTTATCCTGCTTAATGAAGGGAAGCAACATCATACAGCTAATCTCTAGGCTGGAACTGTCAAGAACACTGCTAATTATTTTTGCAAATATGAGAATGAGTGAACCATGAAGAGCTTGTTAACAATAACTTATTTTGTTTCTTGTGTAGGTTTCTGAGTCCTGGATGTAAGTGAACACTTTCACAGTCTGGGTCAATGTCAACATCTCAGTCTTGAAGAGGAAGCTGTACTGTACTGCAGCTCTTCACGTGCTCAAGTTCAGTTTCTCAGAAGGAATCCCTGGTGTGGTGAATGTGTCTGTATAAGCCACACTGGCCTCAATAATGTGACATAGACAACACAAGGATCGACTGCAAAAGAACAACTCGGACGTGTAGAGTGCCTTTGAATCCTTCCGCGGTCAAAGCATTCTGTTTTCAAACACTGTCTAAAGATGCCAGCCAAGACACCCATCTACCTAAAAGCTGGCAACACAAAGAAAGGGAAGAAATTTAAACTGAGAGACATCTTGTCTCCTGACATGATCAGCCCACCGCTTGGTGATTTTCGCCACACAATTCACATTGGGAAAGAAGGGCAGCACGACATCTTTGGAGACATCTCTTTTCTGCAAGGCAATTATGAGCTCTTACCTGGGAATGAGGGAGAAACAGCCAGCCAGTGTGAAGGGCACAATGAGTTCTTCAGGGCAAACAGCACATCTGACTCTGTATTTACTGAAACGCCTTCCCCGGTGCTCAAAAATGCCATCTCACTTCCTGCCATCGGTGGTTCTCAAGCCCTCATGCTGCCCTTGTTGTCACCGGTGACGTTTAATTCAAAGCAGGACTCTTTGGGGCCATTAAGGAATCCCAGGCATAGctgtgagcctgtaatggaagaaaAGTTGCAGGAGAAGAGCAAACAGCTAGAGAATGGGAAACTATACAAAGAGGATGTCACATGGGAGCGGAGCATTCCGGCATCACATTATGTTGACGGAAGAGACAGTCATTCATCCAGCCTTTCGGAACAATATGCTGAATGGCAAACAGAGGAGCTGTTTGACAGCGACCATCTTTCATGTGATCTAACCAAGACTCCGGCTAAATCAGAAGACTCCCTTTCAGATCTGGCAGAGCCTCTCTTCTCTTTGCAACTTGACCTCGGGCCCTCACTTTTGGATGAAGTGCTGAATGTCATGGACAAAAACAAATCATAGAACTTGGGCTTTTCACCTCCGCTGTTCATAAAAACACAACTGAAATGTGTAGGCATTATCCAGCCAAAGTCAAGCACTTCAGACTGCAATCTGGTGCACatgtacttgggaataagcctcaaACTCAATGGTCCTTATTTCTGAATAAGCACGCCTAGCATCAGGCTGTGCATTCAATGGACTATACAAGTGTTTGTCTTTGACTGGATCTTGTCCAGTATGTGTATATACAGTATCGACTGTCTTTGTGATTGATAAGTTTTCTAAAAACAAAGGACTTGAAACTATTTTTTTACATAATgtccatgattttttttaacatggcaaGTGTCTCAAAAGAAGACATATTTTAACGACTCAATTTTCATCTGAATTAAAATGTTTTCTAAGACACAAGACATTGTCAACGTAATATTTAGGTGGATCCTGTAAGTTAGGAATATTAACTTAAttcattttcaacaacttttcACTACTCAAGACTCTTGTGTGTGCCAGGCATGAAATGAAGGTTAAATGTTAAAAAGTTCAGCATTACTTAATGCTTAACTCCTTTTCTTCCAGAATGATAGggttgggttgttgttttttaattattagCAGTGTTTTTCATTCTGGCTGCACAGTTATCATTCAGTGTTAATACATCCCTCTATGCTCAAATGGAAATAGCTGTTTTTCTGTTCAACAATTCCAGAGAGTATATGTAGCCAATGCAGACTGCTGCCTCTGGAGCTTTATGTGTGAGCTTCTTGCCCCATTATGTATGTATTCAGTCCAAGATGATCCAGTCTAAACAGATGAAACAACGAACTGTGATGGCAATTAAATTATTTTAGGGGCTGAATTAGACTTTTACAGcaggttacacacacacacacacacacacacacacacacacacacacgcacacacgcacacacgatTGCACCAGAAAGCTGTTGCTTGCCATTTTCTTGGACAACCTTTGTATAAACTATATATTTGTGCGCATGTGCAGAAAATGCGTATTTGATCCTTTAGCTTTGTTCCTGCAGACATTGACATTGACACACAAATGTTTAACATTTTGCAATGGTTTTATTTCATGTTTTTAGAGGAAAGCACTGGCTACTCACAACGCTCAAAGGAGATTGTGCTGCAGCAGATAGTACTCTAGGGAACATAGAGATGTCCTTGCATTGCGTAGATACTTTGTGCAATACAATAAAGAATAAATGTGGAAATTCCTGGTTTTGTGActtaattatatattttaaaggAAAGGAATGAAGATGTACAGTAGTTGAAACCCATTCACTTCATCTTTGTATTAAATTTCATTAGCTGTGTGTCTCACTGGTGCCAAGAGGAAAGTAACCTTCATACTTTAATTAAGATTATTGCTCCGTGCACAAATTGCATACACTAGAATTTATTAAATGAAAATGGATGTTGCAAAATTCATTTATCTTGATGCAGAGCCCCTGTGCATAGTGGATTCTTGTGTGACCGTGAAATGGCAGTCCCACTATTCCAGTTGTGTGAAGAGATCTGTGTACAGTACACACAAGAACGACCATGTTGATCTGTTTCCAGCTCTGCAGAAGTCTCCTGATAATCATCACTTTCATTGATGGACCCTTGGATTTCAAGAAACGTACTGCTGAACAATGCAGCCTTTTGAATATGTGCATGACATTTGGTTTCATTTTAATAAAGGAGGAGTTGCCTGCTTTCCCTGCAGTGCCATATCTGCTCGGTTTGTAGTCATTAAAGTTTTACTACTTTGGCAAGGTCCTAATCTGTCAAGTATTAGCTAATGTAATTTCTGATCCCCGAACGTGCTAATAAATTTACATGACATGTGAACATGATTACATTGGGCACCAGATCAAGGGCCCTAGTGGGGTTTTTCCATGTCATGTTTTGTGCCGTTCTGTTACTCTATACTGAAAATAAACTTGGAAAAGTATAGGTGTATAGGCTTTACCCTACAAAGCAATTGTTTGCTGTAGTAgatggccagcccaatcctaaaggtggtgcCGACACCGGGAGCACTGAtgctaaagcagctaccactgcatcctgtagcaCCACGGCAGCCTTCagaggtccccttcccccaggaaagcccaagccctacaatggggcttcttaagtctgtgctggctattttgccggtgcagacttgagagattccgtgttgggccagaaggcccaacacagagttcaggatccggcagGGCAGattccaccctggaatgcctcccccccccacccctgaagccCTCACCTCTTCCTGgaactcttacctagctccagcagagtctggccagtgctgggctcagtgccaactggcgtTGGGCCAGCGCCAGCACTGACTCAGCTCAGGTTGTTGTGGGTGTGTCTTATAATAAATTTGCAGCACCCAGCGCTGGCATTGGAGGTCAGTGCTGGTACTGGcccaactcaggattgggcccttagaaagcTAGCTGAAGGGTAGGTTTGGCCTGAATACTAGGAGCTTTCATAGTTGTAGTGATTAATGTCATAGGTTTCTTATTTGTACTATAAGGTTTACAACAAACTGTTTATTGACAATACAGGCATTGAGAACATGTCTTTGGTCTGAATAACAAGAGCAAGCAGCCCTTAATTCAGACTTTCAAGTCCTATAGTTTGACAGACTCCTTCCAtaggttgagggcccaatcctaacccgtccGCCACCGTTGGTTAAGTGGTGTCAAAATGATGACCACTGCATCTCATGATGCAGGAGTCCAAGGGGTCTTCttttggtaagggaacaatcattcccttacccagaggcaagCTTCTGCAGCATGAGTGGATCTACTTAGACCTaagacagctattttgctgacatagGTCTATGTTGACCCGTGCAGCAGGATTGtacctgggaaggggattaggttATTAGTGGTGCTGGTGGTGCTGCTCTCACACCCTCCCAGGAACTGATCAACCCCTccctgccatcccctgccccttTTTGATTACTcctcacctctgttccaccctcaaACCACCCTTTCCCACCTCTCCCATCATCTTACCCACTCcagcataagaaaataagaacataagaagacccctgctggatcaggccaagggcacatctagtccagcttcctgtatctcacagtggcccaccaaatacctaagggagcacacaagacaacagacacaacctgcgtcctggtgccctcccctgcatctggcaatcagaggcagcttgcctctaaaaccaagagcttacacatacctactatgacttgtaacccataatgaacttttcttccagaaatttgtccaatcccctcttaaaggcatccaggcaagattccatcactgcatcctgtggcaaggagttcttcaaactaattacatgctgggtaaagaaatattttcttctgtctgtcctaac
This window contains:
- the CDC42EP3 gene encoding cdc42 effector protein 3, yielding MPAKTPIYLKAGNTKKGKKFKLRDILSPDMISPPLGDFRHTIHIGKEGQHDIFGDISFLQGNYELLPGNEGETASQCEGHNEFFRANSTSDSVFTETPSPVLKNAISLPAIGGSQALMLPLLSPVTFNSKQDSLGPLRNPRHSCEPVMEEKLQEKSKQLENGKLYKEDVTWERSIPASHYVDGRDSHSSSLSEQYAEWQTEELFDSDHLSCDLTKTPAKSEDSLSDLAEPLFSLQLDLGPSLLDEVLNVMDKNKS